A region of Maribacter algicola DNA encodes the following proteins:
- a CDS encoding DUF4292 domain-containing protein has protein sequence MATVCSFALFVFSCKSAKVISDGSMDDRLSAKAVVKAHYQNKLEFRTLTGRVKIDYSDGEDEQSVSVSLRMEKDRGIWISAPLGIVKAYITPDRVSFYNKMDNEYFDGDFSYLSKLLGTEVDYSILQNMLLGQALFDLRNDKYDLSIGKENYRLTPKTAGVLYKTLFQIEPKNFKMDLQQLSQPQKKRLLEIKYENYQLVGKEAIPNEVSILAIEENNENRILLEYRNIELNRSVNFPYNIPKGFKEIVLE, from the coding sequence ATGGCTACGGTATGTAGTTTCGCGCTTTTTGTCTTTTCCTGTAAAAGTGCCAAGGTAATTTCCGATGGTTCCATGGACGATAGGCTTTCGGCAAAAGCGGTTGTGAAGGCCCACTACCAAAATAAGTTGGAATTCAGGACCCTTACGGGAAGGGTCAAAATCGATTATTCCGATGGGGAGGATGAACAAAGCGTATCCGTAAGTCTACGGATGGAAAAGGACAGGGGTATTTGGATCAGCGCTCCTTTGGGAATCGTAAAAGCGTATATCACTCCGGATAGGGTTTCGTTTTACAACAAAATGGACAATGAATATTTTGACGGGGATTTCTCCTATTTGAGCAAGCTTTTGGGAACCGAGGTGGATTACTCCATCCTTCAGAACATGTTGTTAGGGCAAGCCCTTTTTGACTTAAGAAATGATAAATATGACCTTTCAATAGGTAAGGAGAACTATCGATTGACCCCAAAAACGGCCGGTGTGCTTTACAAAACCCTCTTCCAAATAGAGCCTAAGAACTTTAAGATGGACCTACAGCAATTGTCGCAGCCTCAGAAAAAGCGCTTGTTGGAAATCAAATATGAAAACTACCAACTTGTAGGTAAGGAAGCCATACCCAATGAAGTTTCTATTCTGGCTATAGAAGAAAACAACGAGAACAGGATTCTGTTGGAATACAGAAACATAGAGCTGAATAGGTCGGTGAACTTTCCATATAATATACCGAAAGGTTTTAAAGAAATCGTATTGGAGTAA
- a CDS encoding tetratricopeptide repeat protein, giving the protein MLLFVLGATIAPGIVLSQEEGPITEEESAEVSFEDFSDEFQESFFEGLKQQGIQNYDKAINAFLKCKNLEPEKEVVSFELAKSYLLDKQYINAQEYAQEAVLEDPENYWYANTLAETLQAQNITVSTIKNQIPWNNRELKSNLATIYYELGNYQEAKNILMELEKTAKTDYLQSKINDSIAKQRNITNKVGISENKSIDADDLSGYQDRIQNLLDNTGEGESLLILTEEALEKYPLQPFLYYANGVALKMGNTPKEAKEALETALDYLIDDPVLENKIYKELSEVYGAMGNTEKANEYLNKVKPGF; this is encoded by the coding sequence ATGCTACTATTTGTTTTAGGAGCAACTATTGCCCCGGGGATTGTTTTGTCTCAAGAAGAAGGTCCCATCACCGAGGAAGAGAGTGCGGAGGTATCTTTTGAGGATTTTTCCGATGAGTTTCAGGAAAGTTTTTTTGAAGGCCTAAAACAACAGGGTATCCAAAATTACGATAAGGCCATAAATGCTTTTTTAAAGTGCAAGAACTTGGAACCCGAAAAGGAGGTGGTTTCCTTTGAACTTGCCAAATCCTATTTGTTGGACAAGCAGTATATCAATGCCCAGGAATATGCGCAGGAAGCCGTTTTGGAGGACCCAGAAAACTACTGGTATGCAAACACCTTGGCAGAAACCTTGCAGGCCCAAAACATAACGGTTAGCACCATTAAGAACCAGATTCCATGGAATAATCGGGAATTAAAATCGAACCTGGCAACTATTTATTACGAACTAGGAAACTATCAAGAGGCGAAGAACATATTGATGGAATTGGAGAAAACGGCAAAAACCGATTACCTTCAATCCAAAATAAACGATTCCATTGCAAAGCAACGGAATATAACGAACAAGGTTGGCATATCTGAAAACAAGAGCATTGATGCCGATGATTTGAGCGGGTATCAGGATAGAATACAGAATTTATTGGACAACACCGGTGAGGGAGAATCACTTCTAATCCTAACCGAGGAGGCTCTTGAAAAGTATCCCCTACAGCCTTTTTTGTACTATGCGAATGGAGTCGCCCTTAAAATGGGCAACACTCCCAAGGAGGCAAAGGAAGCCTTGGAGACGGCCTTGGATTATCTTATTGACGACCCGGTATTGGAGAATAAAATCTATAAGGAGCTTTCAGAGGTGTACGGTGCCATGGGGAATACGGAAAAGGCAAACGAATATTTGAACAAGGTGAAACCCGGCTTTTAA
- the dut gene encoding dUTP diphosphatase — protein MKIRIINKSNHELPHYETEASAGMDLRANIDQPITLRPLERAIIKTGLFMELPIGYEAQVRPRSGLAAKKGITVLNAPGTIDADYRGEVGVILVNLSNTEFTIENGERIAQMVIAKHERAEWEPVEELSETLRGAGGFGSTGVK, from the coding sequence ATGAAGATTAGGATCATTAATAAATCGAATCACGAATTGCCCCACTATGAAACGGAGGCCTCGGCCGGAATGGACCTTCGGGCCAATATTGACCAGCCTATTACCCTTAGACCATTGGAAAGGGCCATTATAAAAACAGGGCTTTTTATGGAGCTGCCCATTGGCTACGAGGCTCAGGTGCGTCCTAGAAGCGGCTTGGCGGCTAAAAAGGGAATTACGGTCTTAAATGCTCCTGGCACGATTGATGCGGATTATAGGGGAGAGGTAGGCGTAATTCTGGTAAACCTTTCTAACACAGAATTTACCATTGAAAACGGGGAACGTATTGCCCAGATGGTGATAGCCAAGCATGAACGTGCAGAATGGGAACCGGTTGAAGAACTTTCTGAAACCCTTAGAGGAGCCGGGGGTTTTGGCAGTACAGGAGTAAAATAG
- a CDS encoding lipopolysaccharide biosynthesis protein, with product MNPLKKLFKQTAIYGLATVLPRMLSFLLVPIYTSVMSPGTYGEVTLIFTWFAIFNIFLAYGMETAFFRFYKDSENKKKVVSTSLLSLGVSSFIFLLIGLLFKSALATALNIEPRYMNFVLSILVLDALVIVPFAWLRANEKPMRYAIVKTINVALNLGLNLFFLILLPSLAAESGEGVFNKLFVPDFEISYILISNVIASAATLLLMLKIYLRRPYVFDMDLWKRMIAYAMPVMIAGIAFTINEVFDKYLLSELLPPDIAKSEMGKYAACYKLALFMTLFATAFRMGIEPFFFSHSDTKNPQKAYAQITNYFVVLGSIILLAVVVFADVLKQLFVLDSSYWDAMSVVPIIILASFFLGIYHNLSVWYKVTDRTKFGAYISMIGAVLTIIINVVLIQYFSYVASAIATLVAYGTMMLLSFYFGRMYYPIPYNFRKIIFYLGISILFSIISFYIFERNLFVGIPLLLIFLGLVYKLEIDNLKKVFVK from the coding sequence TTGAATCCGCTTAAAAAACTTTTTAAACAAACGGCGATTTATGGCTTGGCAACCGTGCTCCCGCGGATGTTGTCCTTCCTTTTGGTACCCATTTATACCTCGGTCATGTCACCGGGAACGTATGGAGAAGTGACCCTTATTTTTACTTGGTTTGCCATCTTCAATATTTTCTTGGCCTATGGTATGGAAACGGCTTTTTTTAGGTTTTATAAGGACTCGGAGAACAAAAAAAAGGTAGTAAGCACTTCCTTACTTTCCCTGGGGGTGTCCTCGTTTATTTTTCTGCTGATAGGTCTTTTGTTTAAATCCGCCTTGGCAACGGCACTGAACATTGAGCCTAGGTATATGAATTTTGTCCTGAGTATACTGGTTTTGGACGCACTGGTCATTGTTCCTTTTGCCTGGTTACGCGCAAATGAGAAACCTATGCGGTATGCTATTGTAAAAACTATAAACGTGGCTTTAAACTTGGGTTTAAATCTATTTTTTCTGATACTTCTCCCATCATTGGCGGCAGAAAGTGGGGAAGGAGTGTTCAACAAGTTGTTTGTTCCGGATTTTGAGATTTCGTACATATTGATATCCAATGTTATCGCCAGTGCGGCCACCCTTTTGTTGATGCTGAAAATCTACTTGAGAAGACCCTATGTCTTCGATATGGATTTATGGAAGAGGATGATTGCCTATGCCATGCCGGTAATGATAGCTGGTATCGCTTTTACCATAAATGAAGTTTTCGACAAGTATTTGTTGTCCGAATTACTCCCGCCTGATATCGCCAAAAGTGAGATGGGCAAATATGCGGCATGTTATAAATTGGCTTTGTTCATGACCTTGTTCGCCACTGCTTTTAGAATGGGCATAGAACCTTTTTTCTTTAGCCATTCCGATACCAAAAACCCACAAAAGGCTTATGCCCAGATTACCAACTACTTTGTCGTGCTTGGGAGTATCATTCTTTTGGCCGTAGTGGTTTTTGCCGATGTATTAAAGCAATTGTTCGTCTTGGATAGTTCCTATTGGGACGCCATGTCGGTCGTTCCCATTATAATTTTGGCCAGTTTTTTCTTAGGAATCTACCACAATCTTTCAGTGTGGTACAAGGTAACCGATAGGACAAAGTTTGGTGCCTACATTTCAATGATAGGGGCCGTTCTCACCATTATTATTAATGTAGTCTTGATACAATATTTCAGTTATGTGGCCTCTGCCATTGCCACCTTGGTGGCCTATGGTACCATGATGTTATTATCCTTCTATTTTGGTCGGATGTACTATCCCATCCCTTATAATTTTAGAAAAATTATATTTTACTTAGGAATATCCATACTGTTTTCCATCATTTCCTTCTATATCTTTGAAAGAAATTTATTTGTGGGGATTCCATTATTACTGATTTTCTTAGGATTGGTCTATAAATTGGAAATCGATAATTTGAAGAAGGTATTTGTTAAATGA
- a CDS encoding TCR/Tet family MFS transporter — translation MKSRKSALLFIFVTILVDVIGIGIILPIIPDLIMELTGEGTAMAVIYGMWLTTAFAGMQFLFSPVLGEISDKFGRRPILLLALLGLSIDYLIHAWAPSIIWLFLGRFLAGITGASFTVASAYIADVSTKENKAKNFGLIGAAFGLGFIIGPGVGGFFGEIDIRLPFYIAAGLTFANFLFGLFFVPESLTPEYRRAINLTKMIPGVSLLALRKYKGVLLLIFAFFLANLAGQALPSTWSYYGIERYNWSPKEIGVSLMVVGLLVAIVQGVLVGVLVKKFGKRFVVTVGFLLWTVGMFLFSLASEPWMLYAFLIPYALGGVAGPTVQGIISNQVSEKEQGNLQGSITGLVSITAILGQLVFSPVFYFFIRPGGGIYYPGAPYTLAAFFLLLAFLMAFIAMKRLELSDEQAPVQVED, via the coding sequence ATGAAATCAAGAAAATCGGCCTTACTTTTTATTTTCGTCACCATTTTGGTCGATGTCATAGGAATTGGCATCATTCTGCCCATTATCCCCGACCTAATTATGGAACTGACCGGTGAGGGGACGGCCATGGCCGTCATCTACGGAATGTGGTTGACTACGGCATTCGCAGGGATGCAATTTTTGTTCTCACCCGTTTTAGGGGAGATTTCGGATAAGTTTGGAAGGCGCCCTATTCTTTTACTGGCATTGCTGGGTTTAAGTATCGATTACCTGATCCATGCCTGGGCACCAAGTATTATCTGGTTGTTCTTGGGAAGATTTTTGGCCGGTATTACCGGTGCTAGTTTTACGGTGGCATCGGCCTATATTGCCGATGTCAGTACCAAGGAAAACAAGGCAAAGAACTTTGGATTGATCGGTGCCGCTTTTGGTCTGGGTTTTATCATTGGTCCGGGCGTGGGCGGTTTTTTCGGGGAAATCGACATCCGCCTACCCTTTTACATCGCCGCGGGACTGACCTTTGCGAATTTCCTGTTCGGATTGTTTTTCGTGCCTGAATCTTTAACACCGGAATATAGAAGGGCTATCAACCTTACAAAAATGATTCCAGGGGTGTCCTTGTTAGCCCTCCGGAAATACAAGGGGGTGCTTCTACTTATTTTTGCTTTTTTTCTGGCGAATTTGGCCGGTCAGGCCCTACCCTCCACATGGTCTTACTACGGAATTGAGCGTTATAATTGGAGCCCTAAGGAGATAGGGGTGTCGTTAATGGTAGTAGGGCTATTAGTGGCCATCGTTCAAGGAGTATTGGTAGGTGTCTTGGTCAAGAAGTTTGGAAAGCGATTTGTGGTCACGGTCGGTTTTTTACTTTGGACCGTTGGCATGTTCTTATTTTCCCTGGCTTCGGAACCATGGATGTTATATGCCTTTTTGATTCCCTATGCCCTAGGTGGGGTTGCCGGTCCAACGGTACAGGGAATCATTTCCAACCAAGTTTCCGAAAAGGAACAGGGAAACCTCCAAGGTTCCATCACAGGTCTTGTGAGCATTACCGCAATTTTGGGTCAGTTGGTTTTCTCGCCGGTATTCTACTTTTTTATACGTCCCGGCGGAGGTATCTACTATCCTGGTGCGCCCTATACATTAGCCGCCTTTTTCTTGTTGTTGGCGTTTTTAATGGCATTTATTGCCATGAAACGACTGGAACTCTCTGATGAGCAGGCCCCGGTTCAAGTTGAGGATTGA
- the atpG gene encoding ATP synthase F1 subunit gamma, producing the protein MANLKEIRNRITSVSSTMQITSAMKMVSAAKLKKAQDAITAMRPYADKLTELLQNLSASLEGDSGSVYASNRTVNKVLVVAITSNRGLCGAFNTNILKQSTHLLENVYGGKQVDFMAIGKKANDYLKKRSNVISNQSGVFDDLTFDNVAEIAEALMEKFAKGEYDRIDIVYNKFKNAATQLVMTEQFLPIIPAEGEEGSNSDYMFEPSKAEIVEQLIPKSLKTQLYKAIRDSFASEHGARMTAMHKATDNAKELRDQLKLTYNKARQAAITNEILEIVGGAEALNN; encoded by the coding sequence ATGGCCAATTTAAAGGAAATACGTAACAGGATTACATCGGTTTCTTCAACTATGCAGATTACCAGTGCCATGAAAATGGTATCTGCGGCAAAGTTGAAAAAGGCCCAGGATGCGATTACCGCCATGAGACCCTATGCGGATAAGCTTACTGAGCTTCTGCAGAATCTTAGCGCAAGCTTGGAAGGTGATTCTGGTAGTGTATATGCAAGCAACAGAACCGTTAATAAGGTTTTGGTGGTTGCCATTACTTCAAATCGTGGTCTTTGTGGTGCGTTCAATACAAACATCCTAAAGCAAAGTACCCATCTTTTGGAAAACGTTTATGGAGGTAAGCAGGTCGATTTCATGGCCATTGGGAAAAAGGCAAATGATTACCTTAAGAAACGATCTAATGTCATTTCAAATCAAAGCGGAGTTTTCGATGATCTCACCTTTGACAATGTTGCTGAAATCGCAGAAGCTTTGATGGAGAAGTTTGCCAAAGGGGAATATGATCGTATTGATATCGTATATAACAAATTCAAAAATGCGGCTACCCAGTTGGTCATGACGGAACAATTCTTACCGATTATTCCTGCGGAAGGTGAGGAAGGAAGTAATTCCGACTATATGTTCGAGCCTTCCAAAGCCGAAATCGTGGAGCAATTGATTCCTAAATCGCTCAAAACACAGTTATACAAGGCGATAAGGGATTCCTTTGCCAGTGAGCATGGGGCACGAATGACGGCCATGCACAAAGCAACGGACAACGCTAAGGAATTGCGGGATCAATTGAAATTGACGTATAACAAAGCAAGACAAGCGGCCATTACCAATGAAATCCTAGAGATTGTAGGAGGAGCCGAGGCTTTGAACAACTAA
- the atpA gene encoding F0F1 ATP synthase subunit alpha → MAGVKAAEVSAILKKQLSGFDATATLDEVGTVLQVGDGIARVYGLANAQYGELVEFEGGLEGIVLNLEEDNVGVVLLGPSKAVGEGATVKRTQRIASIKVGEGIVGRVVDTLGNPIDGKGPITGETYEMPLERKAPGVIYREPVTEPMQSGIKAIDAMIPVGRGQRELVIGDRQTGKTTVCIDTILNQKEFYDAGEPVYCIYVAVGQKASTVAAIAQTLEDKGAMSYTTIVAANASDPAPMQVYAPFAGASIGEYFRDTGRPALIIYDDLSKQAVAYREVSLLLRRPPGREAYPGDVFYLHSRLLERAAKIINDDSIAKNMNDLPEVLKPMVKGGGSLTALPIIETQAGDVSAYIPTNVISITDGQIFLEQDLFNQGVRPAINVGISVSRVGGNAQIKSMKKVAGTLKLDQAQFRELEAFAKFGSDLDAATLNVIEKGRRNVEILKQAQNDPFTVEDQIAIIYAGSKNLLRDVPVDKVKEFERDYLEFLNAKHRDVLDTLKAGKLTDEVTDTLATVCKELSAKYKK, encoded by the coding sequence ATGGCAGGAGTAAAAGCCGCAGAAGTATCGGCAATTTTAAAGAAACAATTATCAGGATTTGATGCAACCGCTACTTTGGACGAAGTAGGAACTGTATTGCAAGTAGGTGATGGTATTGCCAGGGTCTACGGTTTGGCAAATGCCCAATACGGTGAGCTAGTAGAATTTGAAGGCGGCTTGGAAGGCATCGTCTTGAACTTGGAAGAGGACAATGTAGGTGTTGTATTGTTGGGACCATCCAAAGCAGTAGGTGAAGGAGCCACGGTTAAGAGAACACAACGTATCGCCTCCATTAAAGTTGGGGAAGGCATTGTGGGCCGCGTTGTGGATACCTTGGGTAACCCGATCGATGGCAAAGGACCTATAACTGGTGAAACCTATGAAATGCCCTTGGAACGTAAGGCACCAGGCGTTATCTATAGAGAGCCTGTAACCGAGCCGATGCAATCCGGTATCAAGGCCATCGACGCCATGATTCCAGTGGGTAGGGGTCAGCGTGAGTTGGTTATTGGCGACCGTCAGACTGGTAAGACTACAGTTTGTATCGATACTATTTTGAACCAGAAGGAATTTTACGATGCGGGAGAACCAGTCTATTGTATCTATGTCGCCGTAGGTCAAAAAGCCTCTACCGTTGCTGCGATTGCTCAAACATTGGAAGATAAAGGTGCCATGTCGTATACTACGATTGTTGCTGCCAATGCATCAGACCCTGCTCCAATGCAGGTATATGCTCCATTTGCCGGGGCATCCATCGGTGAATATTTTAGGGATACCGGTCGTCCTGCTTTGATTATCTATGATGATTTGTCCAAGCAAGCCGTTGCGTATCGTGAGGTTTCCTTGTTGTTGAGAAGACCACCGGGACGTGAGGCGTATCCAGGGGACGTTTTCTACCTACACTCCAGATTGTTAGAGCGTGCCGCGAAGATTATCAATGACGATAGTATCGCAAAGAACATGAACGATTTACCGGAGGTATTGAAACCGATGGTAAAGGGAGGCGGATCCTTGACCGCTTTACCTATTATCGAAACACAGGCAGGTGACGTATCCGCCTATATTCCAACGAACGTAATTTCTATTACGGATGGTCAGATATTCTTGGAGCAAGATTTGTTCAACCAAGGGGTTAGACCGGCAATCAACGTAGGTATATCCGTATCCCGTGTGGGTGGTAACGCACAGATCAAATCCATGAAAAAGGTAGCTGGTACGTTGAAGTTGGACCAAGCCCAGTTCCGTGAATTGGAGGCGTTTGCCAAGTTCGGTTCCGATTTGGATGCGGCTACCTTGAACGTAATCGAAAAAGGACGTAGGAACGTTGAGATATTGAAGCAAGCCCAGAACGACCCTTTTACCGTTGAAGATCAGATCGCTATCATCTACGCCGGTTCCAAGAACTTGCTACGCGATGTTCCCGTTGATAAGGTAAAGGAGTTTGAGCGTGACTATTTGGAGTTCTTGAACGCCAAGCATAGGGACGTATTGGATACCTTAAAAGCAGGTAAACTGACCGATGAGGTTACGGATACGCTTGCAACGGTATGTAAAGAGCTTTCAGCGAAATATAAGAAGTAA
- the atpH gene encoding ATP synthase F1 subunit delta yields MSNSRAAIRYAKAILGLAIDNKATDAVEKDMRNVVGTISESKDLRDMLSNPVISGSAKKDVLKAVFKDGHAISEGLMTMLIDNKRISILNEVALKYIILNEDLKGKGVAYVTTAVPMTDSLEKQVLKKVTSITGNEVTIENKIDESIIGGFILRVGDLQYDASVSNKLNNLRREFTNSL; encoded by the coding sequence ATGAGTAATTCCAGAGCGGCAATACGATACGCCAAGGCTATTTTGGGTTTGGCCATAGATAATAAAGCGACCGATGCTGTTGAAAAGGACATGCGCAATGTAGTTGGTACCATATCCGAAAGTAAGGATCTTAGGGATATGCTTTCAAATCCAGTAATTTCTGGATCGGCAAAGAAGGATGTACTTAAAGCCGTTTTTAAAGACGGACATGCCATTTCTGAAGGGTTGATGACAATGTTGATAGACAATAAGCGTATTTCAATTTTAAATGAAGTGGCCCTAAAATACATTATTCTTAATGAGGATTTAAAAGGAAAGGGTGTGGCTTATGTAACCACGGCCGTTCCCATGACGGATTCCTTGGAAAAGCAAGTGTTAAAGAAGGTTACCTCCATTACAGGTAATGAGGTGACCATTGAGAACAAAATCGATGAAAGCATTATTGGTGGTTTTATCTTGAGGGTAGGGGATTTGCAGTATGATGCAAGTGTATCCAATAAATTGAACAATTTAAGAAGAGAATTTACAAACAGTCTATAA
- a CDS encoding F0F1 ATP synthase subunit B — METLINDFSPGLFIVQTILLLGLIFLLVKFAWKPILNSLNERETGIQEALAAAERAKAEMQNLQADNDRMLQEARAEREAMLKEAREIKDKMIADSKEQAKIEGDKMIKQAQATIESEKKAAVAEIKSQVAELSVSIAEKVIKEELSGKDKQLKLVEKMLGDIKLN; from the coding sequence ATGGAAACATTAATAAACGATTTTTCGCCAGGTCTATTTATAGTACAGACCATTTTATTGTTAGGGCTAATATTCCTATTGGTGAAATTTGCATGGAAACCTATTCTAAATTCCTTAAATGAAAGGGAAACCGGTATCCAAGAAGCATTGGCCGCTGCAGAAAGAGCCAAGGCGGAGATGCAAAACCTGCAAGCAGATAATGACAGAATGTTACAGGAGGCCCGTGCTGAGCGTGAGGCTATGTTGAAGGAGGCCCGTGAAATTAAGGATAAAATGATCGCGGATTCCAAGGAGCAGGCGAAGATAGAGGGTGATAAAATGATCAAGCAGGCACAGGCTACGATAGAGAGTGAAAAGAAGGCCGCCGTTGCGGAAATAAAGAGTCAGGTTGCGGAGCTATCTGTTTCCATTGCCGAAAAAGTTATCAAGGAGGAATTGTCCGGAAAGGATAAACAATTGAAGCTAGTTGAAAAAATGCTAGGCGATATCAAATTGAACTAA
- the atpE gene encoding ATP synthase F0 subunit C — translation MYNLIGAGLIVIGAGIGLGQIGGKAMEGIARQPEATGKIQTAMIIIAALLEGLAFGALFLGK, via the coding sequence ATGTACAATTTAATTGGAGCAGGTTTGATCGTAATTGGAGCAGGTATTGGACTTGGTCAGATTGGTGGTAAGGCAATGGAAGGTATTGCCCGTCAACCAGAAGCGACCGGTAAAATCCAAACTGCGATGATCATCATCGCTGCACTTTTGGAAGGTTTGGCATTCGGTGCCTTGTTCTTAGGAAAATAA
- the atpB gene encoding F0F1 ATP synthase subunit A translates to MKEVSKVIRNLVLFTAIVSSLQSFAFSEGQDEGAVDTKEEVSEYINHHIKDSHDFHLFSYTNAEGERKHVGFPLPVIVWSSNGLATFMSSEFHHDDNGEVIVEKNGSKFVKLHSKIYELEAGATSVNLDESHHATNAHKVLDFSITKSVVGILLVGLFMLWAFSSLARQYKNKSVPTGFGRVLEPLVIYVRDEIAKPNIGEKKYRQFTGYLLTVFFFIWILNLLGLTPFGFNVTGQLAVTAALAILTLIIYTFSGNKDYWMHMLWMPGVPVLIRPVLAIIELAGAFLIKPFSLLVRLFANISAGHIVVMSLIAIMFTLKDSLGVAGATGLSLILSFFITLIEVLVAFLQAYIFTMLSALFIGMAVAEHDHEHHHDAEGHEIPDEEDVRADFI, encoded by the coding sequence ATGAAGGAAGTTTCCAAAGTGATAAGAAATCTGGTATTGTTTACGGCAATAGTAAGTTCACTCCAAAGTTTTGCGTTCTCCGAAGGTCAAGATGAAGGTGCTGTTGACACGAAAGAGGAAGTATCTGAATATATAAATCACCACATCAAGGACTCCCACGACTTCCATTTGTTCTCCTATACAAACGCTGAAGGCGAAAGAAAACATGTGGGTTTCCCTCTTCCCGTAATCGTTTGGTCCAGTAATGGTTTGGCTACTTTTATGTCCTCTGAATTTCATCACGATGACAATGGCGAGGTAATCGTGGAAAAAAACGGTTCCAAATTTGTAAAACTGCACAGTAAAATTTACGAGTTGGAAGCTGGTGCCACATCGGTAAACCTGGATGAGAGCCATCACGCGACCAATGCACACAAGGTGTTGGATTTTTCCATAACAAAAAGTGTTGTTGGAATTCTATTGGTTGGATTGTTCATGTTGTGGGCCTTCTCCTCTTTGGCCAGACAGTATAAAAACAAAAGCGTACCCACAGGTTTTGGCCGTGTATTGGAACCTTTGGTCATTTATGTTAGGGACGAAATCGCCAAACCGAATATCGGCGAGAAAAAATACAGACAATTTACAGGGTATCTTTTGACCGTATTCTTTTTTATATGGATACTGAACCTATTAGGACTTACACCTTTCGGATTCAATGTTACGGGACAGTTGGCCGTTACTGCCGCTTTGGCCATACTTACATTGATTATTTACACGTTTAGCGGAAACAAGGACTATTGGATGCACATGTTGTGGATGCCTGGGGTTCCTGTGTTGATTAGACCGGTTCTGGCCATTATCGAATTGGCAGGTGCTTTTTTGATCAAACCATTTTCATTGTTAGTCCGATTGTTCGCCAACATTTCTGCCGGGCACATTGTGGTAATGAGCTTGATTGCCATCATGTTTACCCTTAAGGATAGTTTGGGAGTGGCGGGAGCTACCGGACTTTCATTGATACTGTCGTTTTTCATAACCCTTATCGAGGTATTGGTCGCCTTTTTACAGGCCTATATTTTTACGATGCTTTCAGCATTGTTCATTGGGATGGCGGTGGCCGAACATGACCATGAACACCATCACGATGCCGAAGGTCATGAAATTCCGGACGAAGAAGATGTGAGGGCAGATTTTATTTAA
- a CDS encoding DUF6168 family protein, with translation MFKKILLYAIVFTIVGTISFLGQTFLMDLETDFLQLLEQSYIFHFFFSLLLVIAFQILSKNQKVFEQLGFLYIGMLVFKIVVFTTMFFPQLMGDQPLPHFYRAMMLLPIFIFLTLEVIFVSKIMRKK, from the coding sequence TTGTTCAAAAAGATACTTTTATATGCGATCGTGTTCACAATAGTGGGCACGATTTCTTTTTTGGGCCAAACGTTTTTGATGGACCTGGAAACTGACTTTTTACAGTTGTTGGAACAGTCCTATATATTCCATTTTTTCTTCTCTTTACTGTTGGTAATTGCCTTTCAAATCCTTTCAAAAAATCAAAAAGTCTTTGAACAATTGGGTTTTTTGTATATCGGGATGTTAGTTTTCAAGATTGTGGTTTTTACCACTATGTTCTTTCCGCAACTCATGGGAGATCAACCACTTCCCCATTTTTACAGGGCTATGATGCTACTTCCTATTTTTATATTCTTGACTTTGGAAGTCATTTTTGTTTCAAAAATCATGCGCAAAAAATAA
- a CDS encoding AtpZ/AtpI family protein — MSQQKPRNDSNLLRTAASLSGIAIQMGATIYLGNLLGAWLDEKFQKTFLEDTITLLAVFLSIYLVIKKVMSLNKP, encoded by the coding sequence ATGAGCCAGCAAAAGCCTCGTAACGATTCCAATTTATTGCGCACCGCAGCAAGTCTTTCTGGGATTGCTATACAAATGGGTGCAACTATATATTTGGGGAATTTATTGGGCGCTTGGCTGGATGAAAAATTTCAAAAAACCTTTTTAGAGGACACCATTACATTACTTGCCGTATTTTTGTCCATATATCTGGTCATTAAAAAGGTGATGTCCTTAAACAAACCTTAA